The genomic DNA CGTCTACCGCGGCCTGCTTTTCTTTCTTTTCCTCGCCCTCGGCGCGGGCTTTCTTCGCCCGGACGCGACGGGCGATGCGGGTTTTCTTGGTTATCTCCGCCGCCTCGGCCGCTCCGACGGCGGCTTCCGCTTTCTTCGCGGCGCGTTTGGGCAACTCGCCGCGCCGGGCCGCCGCGTCCTCCGGAGAGACGAGCGACTTCAACGCCGCGACGGTAGCGGCGACTACGTTATGGGGGTTATTCGAGCCCAAGGACTTCGTCAAGATGTTCTGGACGCCCGCCAACTCTATTACGGCGCGCACCGGGCCGCCGGCGATAACGCCGGTTCCGGGCGCCGCGGGTTTGAGCAAAACCTTGGCCGCGCCCTTCTTGACCAACACCTCGTGCGGAATGGTGCCGGCCACGATAGGGAACGTAAACAAGCTTTTCTTAGCCAACTCCACGCCTTTGCGCACCGCCTCGGCGACCTCGTTGGCCTTGCCGAGCGCCACGCCGACGCGGCCGGCGCCGTCGCCCACGACCACCAACGCGTTGAAGCCGAACCGCCGGCCTCCCTTGACCACCTTGGCGACGCGGTTGATAGTCACGACGCGGTCCTGGAATAGTTGTTCTTCTTCGGTTTCTCTTCTTCTATTTCTGTTCATATCGTCTCGGCGTAGCTGACGTTAGAATCGCAGGCCGCCCTTGCGCGCGCCCTCGGCCAGGGCTTTGACCCGGCCGTGGTACTTGTACCCGCCGCGGTCGAAAACGACCTCCGTAACGCCCCGGGCGGCGGCTCTTCCGGCGAGCGCTTCGCCCACCGCCGCGGCGCCCTCGGCGTTACCGCCGTTCACCTTACCCCGCAGCTCCGGGTCCAGGCTGGAAACGGCGACGAGCGTCCGGCCCTCTTTGTCGTCGATAACCTGGGCGTAGATGTGCCGGAGGCTGCGGAAGACGCACACCCGGGGCCTATCCCCCGTCCCGCTCACCTTGCGGCGAACGCGGCCGTGCCTCCTTAGACGTCTCGGTACTTTTTTGCCGGGATGGACCATCGCTGCTACTCTTACGCGCCGGGCCCTATGCCGCCCAGCGCCCCCTTGCGGACTTTGCGCCTAACGCGCTCGTTTTTATACCTTACGCCCTTGCCCTTGTACGGCTCGGGCGGCCTAAGCAACCTTATCTCCGCGGCGGTTTGGCCCACTAGTTCCTTATCTATCCCGCGGACCACGACCGCCTGCGGCGACGGGACCTCCAGGGTGATGCTCTCGGGCGGCTGGTACGTGATGGGCCGCGAGAAGCCGAGGGAAAGCTTCACCGCCT from bacterium includes the following:
- the rplR gene encoding 50S ribosomal protein L18, producing MVHPGKKVPRRLRRHGRVRRKVSGTGDRPRVCVFRSLRHIYAQVIDDKEGRTLVAVSSLDPELRGKVNGGNAEGAAAVGEALAGRAAARGVTEVVFDRGGYKYHGRVKALAEGARKGGLRF